In one Methyloterricola oryzae genomic region, the following are encoded:
- the ubiH gene encoding 2-octaprenyl-6-methoxyphenyl hydroxylase, which produces MTHDHDVLIAGGGLVGGSLALALRGTGLRVAVIEAQPESARLASAAGDRALALSWGSVQILRQLGIWGDIEPHAAAIRHIHVSDRGHLGKVRLHADDLGVAALGYVATARVIETAIARALSAAALDMLCPASLMGVTSGRGGVHVSLRHGAESMALTARLLIGADGGNSTVRRLLEIGQAVREYGQTAIVTEVETALPNQGVAYERFTAAGPLAMLPLGKRRSSVVWTQKHADAEELVVLSDAEFRERLQQAFGFWLGKLTLTGPRRSFPLRLIRAERMQAERVLLVGNAMHQLHPVAGQGFNLGLRDVALLAERLTACREFGEDIGDPGFLQRYVKARHSDLEAVIRFTDGLVGVFSTDLAPVSVVRNLGLLALDQLPPLKNLLTRHAMGLSERLPRFG; this is translated from the coding sequence ATGACGCATGATCATGATGTATTGATAGCGGGTGGTGGTCTCGTGGGTGGGAGCCTCGCACTCGCTCTGCGCGGGACCGGCTTGCGGGTCGCTGTCATCGAGGCGCAGCCAGAGAGTGCGCGTCTCGCCTCTGCGGCTGGCGACCGTGCTTTGGCGCTGTCTTGGGGTAGCGTTCAGATTCTCCGGCAGTTGGGCATCTGGGGCGATATCGAGCCCCATGCGGCAGCCATCCGGCATATCCATGTGTCCGACCGGGGGCATTTGGGCAAGGTGCGCCTGCACGCGGACGATCTCGGTGTGGCGGCCCTGGGTTATGTGGCCACGGCGCGCGTGATAGAAACCGCGATCGCGCGGGCTTTGTCGGCGGCGGCCCTTGATATGTTGTGTCCGGCGAGTCTGATGGGAGTCACTTCAGGGAGGGGCGGTGTGCATGTTTCTCTCAGGCACGGAGCGGAAAGTATGGCGCTCACCGCGCGCTTGCTGATAGGCGCCGATGGCGGCAACTCCACCGTCAGGCGCTTACTCGAAATCGGCCAGGCTGTGCGGGAATACGGACAGACTGCCATTGTCACCGAGGTGGAAACCGCCTTGCCCAATCAGGGGGTTGCCTATGAACGATTTACCGCGGCTGGCCCTTTGGCGATGCTTCCGCTGGGCAAGCGCAGGAGTTCGGTGGTTTGGACGCAGAAGCATGCCGACGCCGAGGAACTGGTTGTGCTGTCCGATGCCGAGTTTCGCGAGCGTCTGCAGCAGGCATTTGGGTTCTGGTTGGGCAAACTAACGCTCACGGGGCCTAGGCGCAGTTTTCCTTTGCGTCTCATACGAGCTGAGCGGATGCAGGCGGAACGTGTCCTGCTGGTCGGCAATGCCATGCACCAACTCCACCCGGTTGCCGGTCAAGGCTTCAACCTGGGGTTGCGCGATGTGGCGCTGCTGGCTGAGCGGTTGACCGCCTGTCGTGAATTTGGCGAGGACATTGGTGACCCCGGCTTCCTGCAACGCTATGTAAAGGCTCGCCACTCGGATCTCGAGGCGGTCATACGCTTCACTGATGGGTTGGTTGGTGTGTTTTCAACGGATTTGGCGCCTGTGTCCGTCGTCAGGAATTTGGGGCTTTTGGCGCTGGACCAGTTACCGCCCTTAAAGAACTTGCTGACCCGTCATGCGATGGGCTTGTCGGAGCGTCTGCCACGCTTTGGTTGA
- the pepP gene encoding Xaa-Pro aminopeptidase gives MSSSEFRHRRKALMRKMKKRSIAVLASAGVAVRNRDVEFPFRQDSDFLYLSGFSEPEAIMVLAPGRASGEFILFCRPYDQTKAIWTGKHAGLEGARQEFGADEAYDIEELDSILPGIMDGCERVYYSIGVHEELDGAVMSAVNALREKARAGAHPPSQFLNLDGLLHEMRLFKSEAELAVMRRAGEVSARAHRRAMQACRPGIYEFQIESELVHEFMRHGLRYQAYPSIVAGGENACILHYTENKDVLSDGDLLLIDAGAECDGYAADITRTFPVNGRFSEPQRKLYELVLAAQLAAIEAVRPGARWIDPHDAAVQVLTKGLVKLGLLKGRASKLIKEEAYKRFYMHRTGHWLGMDVHDVGDYKIGDEWRPLEPGMVLTVEPGLYISRSCQDVDPMWRGIGIRIEDDVLVTKRGCEVLTAQVPKSVAEIEAWMGQGNDA, from the coding sequence ATCAGCAGCAGCGAATTTCGCCATCGCCGAAAGGCTCTGATGCGCAAGATGAAAAAGCGCAGCATCGCAGTTCTCGCCTCCGCGGGAGTCGCAGTCCGCAACAGGGATGTGGAGTTTCCGTTTCGTCAGGACAGTGATTTTCTCTACCTAAGCGGCTTCAGTGAGCCCGAGGCGATCATGGTGCTGGCGCCGGGCCGGGCGTCCGGGGAATTTATTCTGTTCTGTCGGCCCTACGATCAAACCAAGGCGATCTGGACCGGCAAGCACGCCGGGCTGGAGGGCGCCCGCCAGGAGTTTGGTGCTGACGAGGCATATGATATCGAGGAACTCGATTCGATTTTGCCTGGCATCATGGATGGCTGCGAGCGTGTCTACTACAGCATTGGCGTCCACGAGGAGTTGGACGGGGCGGTCATGAGTGCCGTGAATGCCCTGCGCGAAAAGGCCCGCGCCGGAGCTCATCCGCCTTCTCAATTCCTCAATCTGGATGGTTTGCTGCACGAAATGCGGCTGTTCAAGAGCGAAGCTGAATTGGCCGTCATGCGGCGTGCGGGCGAGGTGTCCGCTCGGGCCCATCGCCGGGCCATGCAGGCATGCCGGCCGGGGATTTATGAATTCCAGATAGAGTCCGAGCTGGTGCATGAGTTCATGCGACACGGGCTTCGCTACCAGGCTTATCCTTCCATTGTGGCCGGCGGTGAAAACGCCTGTATCCTGCATTACACCGAAAACAAGGATGTACTCAGTGACGGGGATTTGCTTCTGATTGATGCCGGCGCTGAGTGTGACGGTTATGCCGCTGATATCACCCGCACATTTCCGGTGAACGGCCGGTTCAGTGAGCCGCAGCGCAAGCTCTACGAGTTGGTGTTGGCGGCGCAGTTGGCTGCTATCGAGGCTGTCCGTCCGGGAGCGCGCTGGATCGATCCTCACGACGCGGCGGTCCAGGTGTTGACCAAGGGCCTAGTAAAACTGGGGCTATTGAAGGGTCGGGCCTCCAAGCTCATCAAGGAGGAGGCTTACAAGCGCTTCTACATGCACCGGACGGGGCATTGGCTGGGCATGGATGTCCATGACGTCGGAGACTACAAGATCGGCGACGAATGGCGGCCCTTAGAGCCTGGGATGGTGCTTACGGTCGAACCCGGGCTTTACATCTCCAGGTCTTGTCAGGATGTCGATCCGATGTGGCGCGGAATAGGTATTCGGATCGAGGACGATGTGCTGGTGACCAAGCGTGGCTGTGAGGTGTTGACGGCTCAGGTTCCAAAATCGGTAGCCGAAATCGAGGCATGGATGGGACAAGGCAATGACGCATGA
- a CDS encoding UPF0149 family protein translates to MKLTLPYQQVQDVVCKEPARLSAAEAHGVLTGMLCVCGELKAQQWLSVLFDEGADAPPDTDVPTLIDLCEQTRQALQEDEYTFELFLPDDGVDLHDRAAALAEWCQGFLYGVGFQGGAGDWPDDTAEVLGDLVEISRLDSNVDGEADEVAFAEINEFVRIAVQMVRQEFSQSSPSIRLH, encoded by the coding sequence ATGAAGCTTACCTTGCCTTATCAACAGGTCCAGGACGTGGTCTGCAAGGAGCCTGCTCGTCTCAGTGCGGCTGAAGCGCACGGGGTGCTAACAGGGATGCTCTGTGTATGCGGCGAACTCAAGGCGCAGCAGTGGCTGTCGGTATTGTTTGACGAAGGCGCGGACGCTCCGCCGGATACTGATGTCCCCACGCTGATCGATCTGTGCGAACAGACGCGCCAAGCCTTGCAGGAAGATGAATACACCTTCGAGCTGTTCTTGCCCGATGATGGCGTCGATTTGCATGATCGCGCCGCAGCGCTGGCGGAATGGTGCCAAGGCTTTCTTTATGGGGTCGGTTTTCAAGGGGGCGCCGGCGATTGGCCGGACGATACCGCCGAGGTGCTGGGTGACCTGGTGGAAATCTCCCGGCTGGACTCCAACGTCGACGGCGAAGCCGATGAGGTGGCTTTTGCCGAAATCAATGAGTTCGTCCGCATTGCCGTGCAGATGGTGCGGCAGGAATTCAGCCAGTCGTCCCCCTCCATCCGTCTCCACTGA
- a CDS encoding TIGR02449 family protein: MNEKTIDFDTEFRRLEEKIGAMTECCSRLKEENRELRVRFEEWSKERATLVEKAAIAKNRVEAMISRLKSMGHEI; this comes from the coding sequence GTGAACGAAAAAACCATCGACTTCGATACTGAATTTCGCCGTCTGGAAGAAAAGATCGGGGCGATGACGGAATGCTGCTCGCGCCTCAAGGAGGAGAACCGCGAGCTCAGGGTTCGCTTTGAAGAATGGTCGAAGGAACGAGCAACGCTGGTGGAGAAAGCAGCGATCGCAAAAAACAGGGTTGAAGCTATGATTTCCCGCCTTAAATCCATGGGACACGAAATATGA
- a CDS encoding cell division protein ZapA: protein MSEGKLPIKVHILGKEYPVVCSEDEEHELIVAARYLDDKMRKIRDTGRVIGTERIAVMAALNIAHELIQAQSQNKLLSSSFGDRMNALHEKIDAALGTE from the coding sequence ATGAGCGAAGGCAAACTCCCGATCAAGGTACACATCCTAGGAAAAGAATACCCCGTCGTCTGCTCTGAAGACGAAGAGCACGAACTGATCGTCGCCGCACGCTATCTGGACGACAAGATGCGCAAGATTCGCGACACCGGCCGGGTCATCGGGACCGAGCGCATCGCCGTCATGGCGGCATTGAACATCGCACACGAACTGATTCAGGCCCAGAGCCAAAATAAACTGCTCTCCAGCAGCTTCGGGGACCGTATGAACGCCCTGCATGAGAAGATCGATGCGGCGCTCGGGACCGAATAA
- a CDS encoding ABC transporter ATP-binding protein/permease, with translation MLRIPINEQGWGLFIQMMRNFTGSEVGMKAVGLFVSLMCLLLAVNGLNILSSYVGRDFMTAIAERNVPNYIHQAVIYVAVFAALTIVAVVLRYCEERLGLLWREWMTDRLLKLYMEYPTYYRITDALIKKSGMENPDQRIADDVKVFTTSTLSFTLMMLNGVFTIIAFSGVLWSISPELFGVAVFYAAGGTLLAVRLGKPLIDLNYAQLDKEASFRSGLIQVGQKAESLALLHRERPILARLSRQFDEVAGNFHKIIVVNRNLGYFTTGYNYLIQIIPALLVAPLFIRGDADFGVITQSTMAFTMLSGAFSLIVTQFQQISSFAAVVERLINLWYAIELAQTKTVSGMDVSEEDGVLSFERLSVRSVIDGRVLVRDLSITIPKGKRVLVVAQGEAVKDAFIKAAAGILDTATGRICRPPLGKLLFLPERPYLSTGSLRDALAPERKDQPVSDEEIVAVLESVGIRDVLTQAGGLDVEHDWDTLVSANQQQLISFARILLSRPQFAVLDRPSAEVYPEKSAQLLRMLSAQEITYLTVESNGRSMSDDMAEFYDAALFLRAEGEWEWRELSAGSQSN, from the coding sequence ATGCTGCGAATACCGATTAATGAACAGGGCTGGGGCCTGTTCATCCAGATGATGAGGAACTTTACCGGTTCCGAAGTCGGCATGAAGGCAGTGGGATTGTTCGTCTCGCTGATGTGCCTGCTGCTCGCCGTCAACGGTCTGAACATACTGAGCAGCTACGTCGGCCGCGATTTCATGACGGCGATCGCGGAACGCAATGTTCCCAACTACATCCACCAGGCCGTGATCTATGTGGCCGTGTTCGCCGCGTTGACCATCGTGGCGGTGGTCCTGCGCTACTGCGAGGAACGCCTGGGGCTGCTCTGGCGGGAATGGATGACCGACCGGCTCCTGAAGCTCTACATGGAGTATCCCACCTACTATCGGATTACCGATGCCCTGATCAAGAAGAGCGGGATGGAGAATCCCGACCAGCGCATCGCGGACGACGTCAAGGTTTTTACCACCAGCACCCTATCCTTCACCCTCATGATGCTGAATGGGGTCTTCACCATCATCGCGTTTTCCGGCGTGTTATGGTCCATCAGCCCGGAGTTGTTTGGCGTGGCCGTGTTCTATGCCGCTGGCGGCACGCTTTTGGCCGTGCGCCTGGGCAAGCCCCTGATCGATCTCAATTATGCGCAGTTGGACAAGGAGGCCAGTTTTCGCTCGGGACTGATTCAGGTTGGCCAGAAAGCCGAGTCCCTGGCCTTGCTGCACAGGGAAAGACCGATCCTTGCGCGCTTGTCACGGCAGTTTGACGAAGTGGCGGGCAACTTCCACAAGATCATAGTGGTGAACCGGAACCTGGGCTATTTCACGACCGGCTACAACTACCTGATCCAGATCATTCCCGCCCTGCTGGTGGCGCCGCTGTTCATCCGGGGTGACGCCGATTTCGGTGTCATCACGCAGTCCACTATGGCGTTCACTATGCTGTCAGGCGCATTTTCCCTGATCGTCACCCAGTTTCAGCAGATTTCCTCGTTCGCGGCGGTCGTGGAGCGGCTTATCAACCTGTGGTACGCGATCGAGTTGGCGCAGACCAAGACGGTTTCGGGCATGGATGTCAGCGAAGAAGACGGGGTTCTGAGCTTTGAGAGGCTTAGCGTGCGCTCCGTCATCGACGGCCGCGTGCTGGTGCGTGATCTTTCCATCACGATTCCCAAAGGCAAGCGTGTTCTTGTGGTGGCCCAGGGCGAGGCGGTGAAAGACGCCTTCATCAAGGCGGCGGCCGGGATTCTGGACACCGCAACAGGCAGGATCTGCAGGCCGCCGCTGGGAAAGCTCCTGTTTCTGCCCGAGCGTCCCTACCTGTCCACGGGTTCTTTGCGGGATGCGCTGGCTCCGGAACGCAAGGATCAGCCCGTCAGCGACGAGGAGATCGTGGCGGTTCTGGAGTCCGTCGGTATCCGCGATGTGCTGACCCAGGCCGGAGGTCTGGATGTAGAGCATGACTGGGATACGCTGGTGTCTGCCAACCAGCAGCAGTTGATTTCCTTTGCGCGCATACTGCTGAGTCGCCCCCAGTTTGCGGTCCTGGACCGGCCGAGTGCAGAGGTCTATCCAGAAAAAAGCGCCCAATTGCTGCGTATGCTGAGCGCGCAGGAAATCACATATTTGACGGTAGAGAGCAACGGGCGTTCGATGAGCGACGATATGGCGGAATTCTACGATGCAGCGCTGTTCCTGCGGGCGGAGGGCGAATGGGAGTGGCGCGAACTTTCGGCCGGGAGCCAATCTAACTGA
- a CDS encoding HD-GYP domain-containing protein, giving the protein MSDRPPRKFDVVEKIKVAVGELKIGMYICELDRPWLETPFLFQGFTVNSEADIDEVSKYCQYVYVDTLRTKIHKPEFGRSSGQSYFKQIQPKRVVSFQQELDQAKATKQATTNLVKSFVEDVKFGRALDVQLAKSAVSECVSSLMRNQEALMYLMQIKSKDDYTSQHSFNVCIYSIVLGRFAGMNTKELEAIGTCGLLHDMGKISVPLEILTKEGKLENEEFETMKLHTVYGRDILMSGRNIFSGTVDVAYGHHENLDGSGYPRGLQESQLNLNTKIVAVVDKYDAITSNRCYQKGRTHLDAIQILNKIATARQIDRNLALGFISSLGVYPPGSIVELTSGEVAIVVESNPGLQLRPQILIVRDREKKPIAPRLLDLRDIEKDKSGQAYGIKAMRHLGDFGIDPADFQNWFNHAA; this is encoded by the coding sequence GTGTCAGATCGCCCTCCCCGCAAGTTTGACGTCGTCGAGAAGATCAAGGTCGCCGTCGGCGAATTGAAGATCGGCATGTACATCTGCGAACTGGACCGCCCCTGGCTGGAAACCCCCTTCCTGTTCCAGGGCTTCACGGTGAACTCGGAAGCCGACATCGATGAAGTGTCCAAGTACTGCCAGTACGTCTACGTGGACACCCTTCGCACCAAGATCCACAAACCCGAGTTCGGCCGTTCCTCCGGCCAATCCTATTTCAAGCAGATACAGCCCAAGAGGGTCGTCAGCTTCCAGCAGGAACTGGATCAAGCCAAGGCCACCAAACAAGCCACCACCAATCTGGTGAAGAGCTTTGTGGAAGACGTCAAATTCGGCCGCGCCCTGGATGTGCAACTGGCAAAGTCGGCGGTCTCGGAATGCGTCAGCAGCCTCATGCGGAATCAGGAAGCCCTGATGTACCTGATGCAGATCAAGAGCAAGGACGATTACACCAGCCAGCATTCATTCAATGTCTGCATCTACTCCATCGTACTGGGGCGCTTCGCCGGCATGAACACCAAGGAGCTGGAAGCCATCGGCACCTGCGGCCTATTGCACGACATGGGCAAGATATCGGTGCCTCTGGAAATATTGACCAAGGAAGGAAAGCTCGAGAACGAGGAGTTCGAGACCATGAAGCTCCACACCGTCTATGGGCGGGACATCCTGATGTCCGGGCGCAACATCTTCAGCGGAACGGTGGACGTCGCTTATGGTCACCACGAGAACCTGGACGGCAGTGGCTACCCCAGGGGCTTGCAGGAAAGTCAGCTGAACCTCAACACCAAGATCGTCGCGGTGGTCGACAAATACGACGCCATCACCAGCAATCGCTGCTACCAGAAAGGCCGCACCCACCTGGACGCCATTCAAATCCTCAACAAGATCGCCACCGCACGACAGATCGACCGGAATCTGGCGCTGGGCTTCATCAGCAGCCTCGGCGTCTACCCTCCTGGCAGCATCGTCGAACTGACTTCAGGAGAAGTCGCCATCGTGGTCGAATCGAACCCAGGCCTTCAACTGCGGCCACAGATACTCATCGTACGCGACCGTGAGAAGAAACCGATTGCGCCGCGACTGCTGGACCTGCGCGATATCGAGAAAGACAAATCCGGCCAAGCTTACGGAATTAAAGCCATGCGGCACTTGGGCGATTTTGGCATCGATCCGGCGGATTTCCAGAACTGGTTCAATCACGCCGCCTGA
- a CDS encoding amino acid kinase family protein gives MWVVKLGGSLADSDLLPLWLEALAECPGVVVVPGGGPFADAVREAQVRWAFSEQIAHDMAILGMRQYGLMLADLGGLPMTSEPGELLEWRDRCAVWLPLPKTLNAAGICASWDVTSDSIAAWLAARLEADNLLLIKHASFSQPALECGYLAGTGVVDAGFESYYSHCGCSGWIAGVEDHDHLAAALAAPSEHFLRIA, from the coding sequence ATGTGGGTCGTTAAGCTGGGCGGCAGCCTGGCGGATTCAGACCTTCTGCCGCTCTGGCTGGAGGCCTTGGCGGAGTGCCCCGGCGTGGTGGTGGTGCCCGGTGGTGGGCCGTTTGCCGATGCTGTGCGGGAGGCTCAGGTGCGGTGGGCATTCAGCGAACAGATTGCGCACGACATGGCCATCTTGGGGATGCGCCAGTACGGTCTGATGCTCGCCGATCTGGGCGGCTTGCCGATGACCAGCGAGCCCGGGGAACTGCTTGAGTGGCGGGATCGCTGTGCGGTTTGGTTGCCGTTACCCAAGACGCTCAACGCCGCCGGGATCTGCGCTTCCTGGGATGTCACTTCGGACAGCATCGCCGCCTGGCTGGCGGCTCGTCTCGAGGCCGACAACCTGCTGCTCATCAAACACGCCAGTTTTAGCCAGCCGGCCCTGGAGTGCGGCTACCTGGCCGGCACCGGCGTCGTGGATGCGGGCTTCGAGTCCTATTATTCCCACTGTGGCTGTTCCGGCTGGATCGCCGGGGTTGAGGATCATGACCACCTTGCCGCGGCACTGGCCGCGCCGAGCGAGCATTTTCTGCGAATCGCCTGA
- the pabB gene encoding aminodeoxychorismate synthase component I: MTCRIHELPYFEDSAGLFMPWADRRWAVFLDSGLAHEQQGRYDIIAAEPVCTLVTRGNLTEIRAEGNITLSPEDPFTLVRRCLGDEAPSIPGLPFCGGAIGYFAYDLARRVEVLPERAAAEENIPDMVVGIYDWAVVVDHHERRSWLVGQGRDPATFARWPHLIQAFSQVQTMPWQLADFQVLGEVSADMSRARYGRAFDRIQHYIREGDCYQVNLTQRFSAYCKGNPWFAYQSLRHINPAPFSAYLNLPQVQLLSSSPERFLKCVERCVETKPIKGTRPRSPNPAVDQAQLEELRGSSKDRAENLMIVDLLRNDIGRNCQPGSVHVPGLFEVESYATVHHLVSTVRGKLAQGSHVLDLLRGCFPGGSITGAPKIRSMQIIEELEPCRRGVYCGSIGYVGYDGAMDSNIAIRTLVHSDGRIRFWAGGGIVVDSDQEQEYQECYHKAAAMLHLLEQFKVKRTGADHVGR, encoded by the coding sequence ATGACCTGCAGAATCCACGAACTGCCGTATTTCGAGGATAGCGCCGGGCTGTTCATGCCCTGGGCAGACCGGCGCTGGGCGGTCTTCCTGGATAGTGGTCTCGCCCACGAGCAGCAGGGCCGCTACGACATCATTGCGGCGGAGCCGGTCTGCACCCTCGTCACGCGGGGTAATCTCACCGAAATCAGGGCCGAGGGCAACATCACCCTCTCGCCGGAAGATCCCTTCACCCTGGTCCGGCGGTGTCTCGGGGATGAGGCGCCGTCGATTCCCGGACTGCCCTTCTGCGGCGGTGCCATCGGCTATTTCGCCTATGATCTGGCTCGCCGAGTAGAGGTGCTGCCGGAGCGAGCCGCGGCGGAGGAAAATATCCCCGACATGGTGGTGGGCATCTACGACTGGGCCGTGGTGGTCGATCACCATGAGCGCCGCAGCTGGCTGGTGGGGCAGGGGCGTGATCCTGCGACCTTCGCGCGCTGGCCGCATCTGATCCAGGCCTTCAGCCAGGTTCAGACCATGCCCTGGCAGTTGGCCGATTTCCAGGTGCTGGGCGAGGTGTCGGCCGACATGAGCCGCGCACGCTACGGCCGCGCCTTCGATCGCATCCAGCATTACATCCGCGAGGGCGATTGTTATCAGGTCAACCTCACTCAGCGCTTTTCCGCCTACTGCAAGGGCAATCCCTGGTTTGCGTACCAGTCCCTGCGCCATATCAACCCGGCGCCATTCAGTGCCTACTTGAACCTTCCCCAGGTGCAGTTGCTCAGTTCGTCCCCGGAGCGCTTCCTCAAGTGCGTGGAGCGTTGCGTGGAAACCAAGCCGATCAAGGGAACCCGGCCTCGCTCGCCCAACCCGGCGGTCGACCAGGCACAGCTGGAAGAATTGCGCGGCAGCAGCAAGGACAGGGCGGAAAACCTGATGATCGTCGACCTCCTGCGCAACGATATCGGCCGGAATTGCCAACCGGGCTCGGTACATGTGCCGGGCCTTTTCGAGGTCGAAAGCTATGCCACTGTGCACCATCTGGTCAGCACAGTGCGCGGCAAGCTTGCCCAGGGCAGTCATGTCCTCGATCTGCTGCGGGGCTGCTTTCCGGGTGGCTCGATTACCGGAGCGCCCAAGATCCGCAGCATGCAGATCATCGAGGAACTGGAGCCCTGCCGGCGCGGAGTCTACTGCGGCTCCATCGGGTACGTGGGATACGATGGCGCCATGGACAGCAACATCGCCATCCGCACCCTGGTGCATTCCGACGGCCGCATCCGCTTCTGGGCGGGAGGCGGCATCGTGGTCGATTCCGACCAGGAGCAGGAGTATCAGGAGTGCTACCACAAGGCGGCGGCAATGCTGCACCTGCTGGAGCAGTTCAAGGTAAAACGGACCGGCGCGGACCATGTGGGTCGTTAA
- a CDS encoding hydantoinase/oxoprolinase family protein, translated as MRNELVGWDIGGAHLKACLLEDGELVAVAQQASPLWLGLEHFHRAANAILESLQPGAECVHAVTMTGELADVFASREEGVAALTAALGEHVGSQRMYLFAGHQGFMAATDLRVEHTAVVASANWLATALYAASRVRDAILVDIGSTTTDVILLQNAQVNVRGYTDCERMRYDELVYCGVVRTPLMSLGQYAPLDGNWVGLMAEHFATTADIYRLTGELPEGADQMTAADGGAKTAAASARRIARMVGLDAESMDGAVWRGLARYFRELQLQRVGLVCERQLSRGLTPPQAPFVGAGIGRFLVQELARRFSHPYQNIDDLYPVRDRSPSGFNVADCAPAAAVACLARQWPCIK; from the coding sequence TTGCGGAATGAGCTCGTCGGCTGGGACATCGGCGGAGCTCACCTGAAGGCTTGTCTGCTGGAAGACGGCGAGCTTGTGGCAGTGGCGCAGCAGGCCTCGCCCCTCTGGCTGGGGCTCGAGCACTTTCACCGGGCGGCAAATGCCATCCTCGAATCGCTGCAGCCGGGCGCCGAATGCGTGCATGCGGTCACCATGACCGGCGAGTTGGCCGATGTCTTCGCCAGCCGGGAGGAGGGTGTCGCCGCCTTGACTGCGGCCCTGGGCGAACACGTCGGTTCGCAGCGAATGTACCTTTTTGCGGGACACCAGGGCTTCATGGCGGCGACAGACTTGCGCGTCGAGCACACGGCTGTGGTGGCGTCGGCCAACTGGCTGGCCACCGCGCTGTACGCGGCGAGCCGGGTGCGTGATGCCATCCTGGTGGACATCGGCAGCACCACCACGGATGTGATACTCCTGCAAAATGCTCAGGTGAACGTTCGAGGCTATACCGATTGCGAACGAATGCGTTACGATGAACTCGTCTACTGTGGCGTGGTCCGAACGCCGCTGATGAGCCTGGGACAGTACGCTCCTTTGGATGGGAACTGGGTCGGACTGATGGCCGAGCATTTCGCCACCACGGCGGACATCTACCGCCTGACCGGCGAGTTGCCGGAAGGGGCCGATCAAATGACGGCGGCAGACGGTGGCGCCAAGACGGCGGCGGCGAGTGCGCGGCGCATCGCGCGGATGGTCGGTCTCGATGCGGAGTCCATGGATGGGGCGGTCTGGCGCGGATTGGCCCGCTATTTTCGCGAACTGCAACTGCAGCGTGTGGGCTTGGTTTGCGAAAGACAGTTGTCCCGCGGCCTGACGCCGCCGCAGGCGCCCTTCGTCGGGGCTGGTATCGGCCGCTTTCTGGTGCAAGAATTGGCCCGTAGGTTTTCCCATCCTTATCAAAACATTGATGATCTTTATCCGGTGCGCGACCGCTCACCATCCGGATTCAACGTCGCCGACTGCGCCCCGGCCGCAGCAGTTGCTTGTCTTGCGAGGCAATGGCCATGCATAAAATGA
- a CDS encoding ATP-grasp domain-containing protein has protein sequence MKVLVYEYITGGGLRGERLPASLLREGGLMLESVVGDLLDLDGISVTVLRDDRLAPMPERAGLTLRGVASATELPLIWRAEVAATDATLPIAPESGGILEALCTDVERAGKPLLTTPADGVRLAASKLQTARRLSHHGAPVVPTERWPSASPTWPCVIKPDDGVGCEGTRIFDQGDGAPALNEETAWVVQPLVPGEALSLSGLFCNGAARLLSCNRQMIERAGNAFVLRGCLVNARSDTDGSWQALLDDIAQAVPELWGYAGVDLVLGADGPQVLEINPRLTTSYAGLRDALGLNPARLLLDLKTTGVLPGPVRGRETIEIAWRTEFAE, from the coding sequence GTGAAGGTACTGGTCTACGAATATATTACCGGCGGCGGCCTGCGCGGGGAACGGCTGCCAGCGAGCCTGCTGCGTGAAGGCGGACTGATGCTGGAATCCGTGGTCGGCGATCTGCTGGATCTGGATGGGATCAGCGTGACGGTCCTGCGTGATGATCGCTTGGCGCCGATGCCGGAGCGGGCCGGGCTGACGCTGCGGGGGGTGGCCTCGGCCACTGAATTGCCCTTGATTTGGCGTGCCGAGGTAGCGGCCACCGACGCCACCTTGCCCATCGCCCCGGAGAGCGGCGGCATATTGGAGGCGCTGTGCACCGACGTCGAGCGGGCGGGAAAGCCGCTCCTCACCACGCCGGCTGACGGTGTGCGCCTGGCCGCCAGCAAGCTGCAGACAGCACGGCGCCTTTCGCATCATGGGGCGCCGGTGGTGCCCACCGAGCGCTGGCCGTCTGCCTCTCCAACCTGGCCCTGCGTCATCAAGCCCGACGATGGCGTTGGCTGCGAAGGCACACGGATCTTCGATCAGGGCGATGGGGCACCGGCTTTAAACGAAGAGACGGCCTGGGTTGTGCAGCCCCTGGTGCCAGGCGAGGCCCTGAGCCTGTCGGGGCTTTTTTGCAACGGGGCTGCCCGCCTGCTGAGCTGCAACCGGCAGATGATCGAGCGTGCTGGAAACGCTTTCGTGCTGCGCGGCTGCCTGGTGAATGCGCGGTCAGACACGGATGGCAGCTGGCAGGCGCTGCTGGATGATATCGCGCAGGCGGTGCCGGAACTCTGGGGCTATGCGGGAGTCGATCTGGTGCTGGGAGCGGACGGTCCGCAGGTTCTGGAGATCAATCCGCGACTGACCACATCCTATGCGGGACTAAGAGACGCGCTGGGACTCAACCCTGCGCGTTTGCTTCTGGACCTCAAGACGACCGGCGTCCTGCCGGGGCCCGTGAGGGGGCGGGAGACGATTGAAATTGCGTGGAGGACTGAATTTGCGGAATGA